One Gadus morhua chromosome 1, gadMor3.0, whole genome shotgun sequence DNA segment encodes these proteins:
- the LOC115544993 gene encoding semaphorin-3F isoform X1 translates to MATGHVPPLLPSLLYFLGCCVYCCHGDFQAAPRVYLSYKELLETRTARPFSFSFNTSDYRILHMDQDQGRLYLGCREYLVALDMHNVNKEPLIIHWPASAERKAECRMTGKGGQGECANFVRLMEPWNRTHLYTCGTGAYKPVCTFINRGWRAEDYVFRLVPGQVDSGKGKCSYDPRRANAATLINGNLYAGVHVDFMGTDPAIFRTLGDRPAVRTEQYDSRWLNEPVFVKIQKIPDSTQANDDKLYFFFREKSLDSTGGNNPIMVSRVGRVCLNDDGGQRSLVNKWTTFLKARLVCSVTGGDGVETHFDELRDVFILPTQDARNPVVYGVFATAGSVFKGSAVCVYAMSDIRNVFNGPFSHKHGHNYQWTPYTGKIPYPRPGTCPGGTFTPGLRSTKEFSDEAVNFVRAHPLMYQPVYPLHKRPLVLSTAGDHRFTSIAVDIVDATDGKYEVLFLGTDRGTVQKVIVLPKDASSTEQLILEEVEVFRTPTTIKTMRLSSKRQQLYVTSDRGLTQVSLHRCGVYGRACSDCCLARDPYCAWDGETCASFTPSAKRRSRRQDVKHGDPLSQCRGFNTKVEKRLREAVQFGVEGSNVFLECQPRSPQASVKWLLQKDGRRKLLNREHEVLKTGHGVLLKELVQADAGVYHCQATENNYRHTVARIALRILDREIVEALTATDVPPLHRQPHEAAPPAAADPRTAAADPRTAAAAAAAASQAEVRLIGQYCRAYLEELCPGRSTKRTHRRHAEAGGSGCKPAAAASSSFPRRL, encoded by the exons ATGGCAACCGGCCACGTCCCCCCGctactcccctctctcctgtacTTTTTGGGATGCTGTGTGtactgttgccatggtgacttCCAGGCAGCCCCCAGGGTGTATCTGTCCTACAAGG AGCTGCTGGAGACGCGGACGGCCCggcccttctccttctccttcaacaCCAGCGACTACCGGATCCTGCAcatggaccaggaccagggccgGCTGTACCTGGGTTGCCGGGAGTACCTGGTGGCGCTGGACATGCACAACGTCAACAAGGAGCCACTCATC ATCCACTGGCCGGCGTCTGCAGAGAGGAAAGCGGAGTGCAGGATGACTGGGAAGGGGGGGCAG GGAGAATGTGCCAACTTCGTGCGTCTGATGGAGCCCTGGAACCGGACCCACCTGTACACCTGCGGGACGGGCGCCTACAAACCAGTCTGCACCTTCATCAACCGGGGCTGGAGGGCAgag GACTACGTGTTCAGGCTGGTTCCTGGCCAGGTGGATTCTGGGAAGGGGAAGTGTTCGTACGACCCCCGGCGGGCCAACGCCGCCACGCTCATCA acggTAACCTGTATGCGGGGGTCCACGTGGACTTCATGGGGACAGACCCGGCTATCTTCAGGACGCTGGGGGACCGGCCCGCGGTCCGCACGGAGCAGTACGACTCCCGCTGGCTCAACG aGCCGGTGTTTGTGAAGATCCAGAAGATCCCGGACAGCACGCAGGCCAACGACGACAAGCTCTACTTCTTCTTCAGGGAGAAGAGCTTGGACTCTACCGGGGGGAACAACCCCATCATGGTGTCCCGGGTGGGCCGGGTCTGTCTG AACGACGACGGAGGTCAAAGGTCGCTGGTCAACAAGTGGACCACCTTCCTGAAGGCGCGGCTGGTGTGCTCTGTAACCGGGGGCGACGGGGTGGAGACGCACTTCGACGAGCTGA GGGACGTGTTCATCCTGCCCACGCAAGACGCCCGCAATCCGGTTGTGTACGGTGTGTTCGCCACCGCTGG GTCGGTGTTTAAAGGCTCAGCGGTGTGCGTGTACGCCATGTCCGACATCAGGAACGTCTTCAACGGCCCCTTCTCTcacaaacacggacacaacTACCAGTGGACCCCCTACACGGGCAAGATCCCCTACCCCCGTCCCGGCACG TGCCCCGGGGGGACGTTCACCCCGGGGCTGCGCTCCACCAAGGAGTTCTCTGACGAGGCGGTGAACTTCGTGCGGGCGCACCCCCTGATGTACCAGCCCGTGTACCCCCTGCACAAGCGGCCCCTGGTGCTCAGCACGGCGGGGGACCACCGCTTCACCTCCATCGCCGTGGACATCGTGGACGCCACCGACGGGAAGTACGAGGTGCTCTTCCTGGGAACAG ATCGGGGGACGGTGCAGAAGGTCATCGTTCTCCCCAAAGACGCCAGCAGCACGGAGCAGCTcatcctggaggaggtggaggtgttcaGG ACTCCGACGACGATCAAAACGATGAGGCTTTCATCCAAACGG CAACAGCTGTACGTGACGTCGGACCGCGGCCTGACCCAGGTGTCCCTGCACCGCTGCGGGGTGTACGGCCGCGCCTGCTCCGACTGCTGCCTGGCCCGGGACCCCTACTGCGCCTGGGACGGGGAGACCTGCGCCTCCTTCACCCCCTCGGCcaagag GCGCAGTAGGAGACAGGACGTGAAGCACGGAGACCCCCTGAGCCAGTGTCGAGGCTTCAACACCAAAG TAGAGAAGCGTCTGCGTGAGGCGGTGCAGTTCGGCGTGGAGGGCAGCAACGTGTTCCTGGAGTGCCAGCCCCGCTCTCCGCAGGCCAGCGTCAAGTGGCTGCTGCAGAAGGACGGCCGCAGGAAGCTG ctgaaCCGGGAGCACGAGGTGCTGAAGACGGGCCACGGCGTGCTGCTGAAGGAGCTGGTGCAGGCGGATGCCGGGGTCTACCACTGCCAGGCCACGGAGAACAACTACCGCCACACGGTGGCCCGCATCGCCCTGCGCATCCTGGACCGCGAGATCGTGGAGGCGCTCACCGCCACCGACGTGCCCCCGCTGCACCGCCAGCCGCACGAGGCCGCGCCCCCGGCCGCCGCCGATCCCCggaccgccgccgccgacccccggaccgccgccgccgccgccgccgccgcctcccagGCGGAGGTGCGTCTCATCGGCCAGTACTGCCGGGCCTACCTGGAGGAGCTGTGCCCCGGGCGGAGCACCAAGCGTACCCACCGCCGGCACGCCGAGGCCGGGGGCTCCGGCTGCAAGCCTGCCgctgctgcctcctcctccttcccacgCAGGCTGTaa
- the LOC115544993 gene encoding semaphorin-3F isoform X2: protein MATGHVPPLLPSLLYFLGCCVYCCHGDFQAAPRVYLSYKELLETRTARPFSFSFNTSDYRILHMDQDQGRLYLGCREYLVALDMHNVNKEPLIIHWPASAERKAECRMTGKGGQGECANFVRLMEPWNRTHLYTCGTGAYKPVCTFINRGWRAEDYVFRLVPGQVDSGKGKCSYDPRRANAATLINGNLYAGVHVDFMGTDPAIFRTLGDRPAVRTEQYDSRWLNEPVFVKIQKIPDSTQANDDKLYFFFREKSLDSTGGNNPIMVSRVGRVCLNDDGGQRSLVNKWTTFLKARLVCSVTGGDGVETHFDELRDVFILPTQDARNPVVYGVFATAGSVFKGSAVCVYAMSDIRNVFNGPFSHKHGHNYQWTPYTGKIPYPRPGTCPGGTFTPGLRSTKEFSDEAVNFVRAHPLMYQPVYPLHKRPLVLSTAGDHRFTSIAVDIVDATDGKYEVLFLGTDRGTVQKVIVLPKDASSTEQLILEEVEVFRTPTTIKTMRLSSKRQQLYVTSDRGLTQVSLHRCGVYGRACSDCCLARDPYCAWDGETCASFTPSAKRRSRRQDVKHGDPLSQCRGFNTKEKRLREAVQFGVEGSNVFLECQPRSPQASVKWLLQKDGRRKLLNREHEVLKTGHGVLLKELVQADAGVYHCQATENNYRHTVARIALRILDREIVEALTATDVPPLHRQPHEAAPPAAADPRTAAADPRTAAAAAAAASQAEVRLIGQYCRAYLEELCPGRSTKRTHRRHAEAGGSGCKPAAAASSSFPRRL, encoded by the exons ATGGCAACCGGCCACGTCCCCCCGctactcccctctctcctgtacTTTTTGGGATGCTGTGTGtactgttgccatggtgacttCCAGGCAGCCCCCAGGGTGTATCTGTCCTACAAGG AGCTGCTGGAGACGCGGACGGCCCggcccttctccttctccttcaacaCCAGCGACTACCGGATCCTGCAcatggaccaggaccagggccgGCTGTACCTGGGTTGCCGGGAGTACCTGGTGGCGCTGGACATGCACAACGTCAACAAGGAGCCACTCATC ATCCACTGGCCGGCGTCTGCAGAGAGGAAAGCGGAGTGCAGGATGACTGGGAAGGGGGGGCAG GGAGAATGTGCCAACTTCGTGCGTCTGATGGAGCCCTGGAACCGGACCCACCTGTACACCTGCGGGACGGGCGCCTACAAACCAGTCTGCACCTTCATCAACCGGGGCTGGAGGGCAgag GACTACGTGTTCAGGCTGGTTCCTGGCCAGGTGGATTCTGGGAAGGGGAAGTGTTCGTACGACCCCCGGCGGGCCAACGCCGCCACGCTCATCA acggTAACCTGTATGCGGGGGTCCACGTGGACTTCATGGGGACAGACCCGGCTATCTTCAGGACGCTGGGGGACCGGCCCGCGGTCCGCACGGAGCAGTACGACTCCCGCTGGCTCAACG aGCCGGTGTTTGTGAAGATCCAGAAGATCCCGGACAGCACGCAGGCCAACGACGACAAGCTCTACTTCTTCTTCAGGGAGAAGAGCTTGGACTCTACCGGGGGGAACAACCCCATCATGGTGTCCCGGGTGGGCCGGGTCTGTCTG AACGACGACGGAGGTCAAAGGTCGCTGGTCAACAAGTGGACCACCTTCCTGAAGGCGCGGCTGGTGTGCTCTGTAACCGGGGGCGACGGGGTGGAGACGCACTTCGACGAGCTGA GGGACGTGTTCATCCTGCCCACGCAAGACGCCCGCAATCCGGTTGTGTACGGTGTGTTCGCCACCGCTGG GTCGGTGTTTAAAGGCTCAGCGGTGTGCGTGTACGCCATGTCCGACATCAGGAACGTCTTCAACGGCCCCTTCTCTcacaaacacggacacaacTACCAGTGGACCCCCTACACGGGCAAGATCCCCTACCCCCGTCCCGGCACG TGCCCCGGGGGGACGTTCACCCCGGGGCTGCGCTCCACCAAGGAGTTCTCTGACGAGGCGGTGAACTTCGTGCGGGCGCACCCCCTGATGTACCAGCCCGTGTACCCCCTGCACAAGCGGCCCCTGGTGCTCAGCACGGCGGGGGACCACCGCTTCACCTCCATCGCCGTGGACATCGTGGACGCCACCGACGGGAAGTACGAGGTGCTCTTCCTGGGAACAG ATCGGGGGACGGTGCAGAAGGTCATCGTTCTCCCCAAAGACGCCAGCAGCACGGAGCAGCTcatcctggaggaggtggaggtgttcaGG ACTCCGACGACGATCAAAACGATGAGGCTTTCATCCAAACGG CAACAGCTGTACGTGACGTCGGACCGCGGCCTGACCCAGGTGTCCCTGCACCGCTGCGGGGTGTACGGCCGCGCCTGCTCCGACTGCTGCCTGGCCCGGGACCCCTACTGCGCCTGGGACGGGGAGACCTGCGCCTCCTTCACCCCCTCGGCcaagag GCGCAGTAGGAGACAGGACGTGAAGCACGGAGACCCCCTGAGCCAGTGTCGAGGCTTCAACACCAAAG AGAAGCGTCTGCGTGAGGCGGTGCAGTTCGGCGTGGAGGGCAGCAACGTGTTCCTGGAGTGCCAGCCCCGCTCTCCGCAGGCCAGCGTCAAGTGGCTGCTGCAGAAGGACGGCCGCAGGAAGCTG ctgaaCCGGGAGCACGAGGTGCTGAAGACGGGCCACGGCGTGCTGCTGAAGGAGCTGGTGCAGGCGGATGCCGGGGTCTACCACTGCCAGGCCACGGAGAACAACTACCGCCACACGGTGGCCCGCATCGCCCTGCGCATCCTGGACCGCGAGATCGTGGAGGCGCTCACCGCCACCGACGTGCCCCCGCTGCACCGCCAGCCGCACGAGGCCGCGCCCCCGGCCGCCGCCGATCCCCggaccgccgccgccgacccccggaccgccgccgccgccgccgccgccgcctcccagGCGGAGGTGCGTCTCATCGGCCAGTACTGCCGGGCCTACCTGGAGGAGCTGTGCCCCGGGCGGAGCACCAAGCGTACCCACCGCCGGCACGCCGAGGCCGGGGGCTCCGGCTGCAAGCCTGCCgctgctgcctcctcctccttcccacgCAGGCTGTaa
- the trappc6b gene encoding trafficking protein particle complex subunit 6b isoform X1 produces MADEALFQFLHSELIQYIYKSGANGETENGKNITKLEAMGFRVGQGLIERFTKETPRFKDELDVMKFICKDFWTCLFKKQIDNLRTNHQGIYVLQDNSFRLLSQLSAGKQYLEHAPKYLAFTCGLVRGGLSDLGLKSVVTAEVAGMPACKFQVMIQKV; encoded by the exons ATGGCAGACGAAGCACTTTTCCAGTTTCTGCACAGTGAATTAATACAGTACATTTATAAATCTGGTGCAAATGGAGAGACG GAGAATGGTAAAAACATCACCAAATTGGAAGCAATGGGATTCAGGGTCGGGCAAGGACTCATAGAGAG GTTCACCAAAGAAACGCCACGCTTTAAAGACGAGCTGGACGTTATGAAATTCATCTGCAAGGACTTCTGGACTTGTTTATTCAAAAAGCAAATTGATAACCTCAGAACCAACCATCAA GGAATCTACGTACTACAAGACAATAGCTTCCGATTACTCAGTCAGCTGTCAGCTGGGAAGCAGTATTTGGAACATGCCCCCAAG TATTTGGCGTTCACCTGTGGTctggtgaggggggggctgtCCGACCTTGGATTGAAGAGTGTGGTCACAGCCGAGGTGGCTGGCATGCCTGCAT gtaaATTCCAGGTTATGATCCAGAAGGTGTAG
- the trappc6b gene encoding trafficking protein particle complex subunit 6b isoform X2 has product MADEALFQFLHSELIQYIYKSGANGETENGKNITKLEAMGFRVGQGLIERFTKETPRFKDELDVMKFICKDFWTCLFKKQIDNLRTNHQGIYVLQDNSFRLLSQLSAGKQYLEHAPKVSLFSSNISTTCYIHSNREHETAMEMSWCHNQGLLYKIVEDNTSYTDQKKRVKKTYECNGVCVLQYLAFTCGLVRGGLSDLGLKSVVTAEVAGMPACKFQVMIQKV; this is encoded by the exons ATGGCAGACGAAGCACTTTTCCAGTTTCTGCACAGTGAATTAATACAGTACATTTATAAATCTGGTGCAAATGGAGAGACG GAGAATGGTAAAAACATCACCAAATTGGAAGCAATGGGATTCAGGGTCGGGCAAGGACTCATAGAGAG GTTCACCAAAGAAACGCCACGCTTTAAAGACGAGCTGGACGTTATGAAATTCATCTGCAAGGACTTCTGGACTTGTTTATTCAAAAAGCAAATTGATAACCTCAGAACCAACCATCAA GGAATCTACGTACTACAAGACAATAGCTTCCGATTACTCAGTCAGCTGTCAGCTGGGAAGCAGTATTTGGAACATGCCCCCAAGGTGAGTTTATTCAGTTCAAATATCAGTACAACATGTTATATCCATTCAAACAGAGAGCATGAAACTGCCATGGAAATGTCTTGGTGTCATAATCAAGGCCTTTTATACAAGATTGTTGAGGACAATACATCATATACTGACCAAAAAAAACGTGTTAAAAAAACGTATGAATGTAATGGTGTTTGCGTGTTGCAGTATTTGGCGTTCACCTGTGGTctggtgaggggggggctgtCCGACCTTGGATTGAAGAGTGTGGTCACAGCCGAGGTGGCTGGCATGCCTGCAT gtaaATTCCAGGTTATGATCCAGAAGGTGTAG